One Coregonus clupeaformis isolate EN_2021a unplaced genomic scaffold, ASM2061545v1 scaf0837, whole genome shotgun sequence DNA window includes the following coding sequences:
- the LOC121583263 gene encoding neuronal acetylcholine receptor subunit alpha-5-like isoform X3, whose product MKLRWNLDDYLGITTIRVPSDSIWIPDIVLYDNADGRFEGSVTKAVVKYDGTITWTQPANYKSACIIDVTFFPFDLQNCSMKFGSWTYDGSQVDILLEDFHVDKRDYFDNGEWEIVKATGSRGLRMDGSCYFPFITYSFIIRRLPLFYTLFLIIPCIGLSFLTILVFYLPSNGGEKISLCTSVLVSLTVFLLVIEEIIPSSSKVIPLIGEYLVFTMIFVTLSIVITVFAINIHHRSSSTHHGMAPWVRRIFLHRLPKLLCMHSHVDRYANPGGARAGLAGRECAGLAGREGAVGGIMKGSSPESTPHLSSRNNLQAALDSIRYITMHVVKENEVREVVQDWKFVAQVLDRVFLWTFLLVSVLGSALLFIPVIYKWANIIVPNHAGSSG is encoded by the exons TGCCGATGGACGTTTTGAGGGCTCTGTCACCAAGGCTGTGGTCAAGTACGATGGCACCATCACCTGGACACAGCCCGCTAACTACAAGTCAGCCTGCATCATCGATGTCACCTTCTTCCCCTTTGACCTGCAGAACTGCTCCATGAAGTTTGGCTCCTGGACCTATGATGGCTCACAG GTTGACATCCTCCTGGAGGACTTCCATGTGGACAAGAGGGACTACTTTGATAATGGTGAATGGGAGATAGTGAAAGCGACAGGTAGCCGTGGTCTGAGGATGGACGGATCCTGCTACTTCCCCTTCATCACCTACTCCTTTATAATCCGTAGACTGCCGCTCTTCTACACCCTGTTCCTCATTATCCCCTGTATTGGCCTTTCCTTCCTCACCATCCTGGTCTTCTACCTTCCCTCCAATGGCGGGGAGAAGATCTCCCTGTGCACCTCTGTGCTGGTGTCCCTCACCGTCTTCCTTCTCGTGATCGAGGAGATCATTCCGTCCTCCTCCAAGGTCATCCCTCTGATCGGGGAGTACCTGGTGTTCACCATGATCTTTGTCACGCTCTCCATCGTCATCACCGTCTTCGCCATCAACATCCACCACCGCTCCTCGTCCACGCACCATGGCATGGCGCCCTGGGTGCGCCGTATCTTCCTGCACAGGCTGCCCAAGCTGCTGTGTATGCACAGCCATGTGGACCGCTATGCTAACCCTGGCGGGGCCAGGGCAGGACTGGCAGGGAGAGAGTGTGCAGGACTGGCAGGGCGAGAGGGGGCAGTTGGGGGCATTATGAAGGGCTCTTCACCAGAGTccacccctcatctctcctctagGAATAACCTGCAGGCTGCTTTGGACTCTATCCGCTACATCACCATGCATGTGGTCAAGGAGAACGAGGTCAGAGAG gtggtgCAGGACTGGAAGTTTGTGGCTCAGGTTCTGGACCGTGTGTTCCTGTGGACCTTCCTCCTGGTCTCAGTTCTGGGCTCTGCTCTACTCTTCATCCCTGTCATCTACAAATGGGCCAACATCATCGTCCCCAACCATGCAGGCAGCAGCGGATAA